ACATCGGCGCCATGGTGGAGTCGCCCGAGTTCGAGACGAGCGTGCGGCTGGTGGCGGAAGCCCCGGTCGACGTCGTCCTCTTCGGCGGCACCAGCGCCTCCTTCCTGCACGGCAACGCCTGGGACGAGGACACCACCAAGCGCATGCAGAGCTGGTCCGGCGGCACCCCGGCGCTGACCACGGCGACCGCCTGCGTGCGGGCGCTGGAGACGCTCGGCATCGGTAAGGTCGCGCTGGCGACCCCTTACGTGGAGGAGGTGCACGAGCGCTGCTCGTCCTGGCTCGCCGCCAACGGCCACCCGGTGACGAACGGGCGCTACCTGTCGATCTCGGAGGACCAGGCGTTGGCCGAGGTGCCGCTCGCCGACATCTACGACCTGTGCAAATCGGTCGACACGCCGGACGCCGACGCGATCTTCATCTCCTGCACCAACTTCCGCTCCATCGCCCTCATCCGGGCCCTGGAGGAGGATCTCGGCAAGCCGGTCGTGTCGGCGATCCAGGCCTCGATGTGGGGGGCGCTCAAGGTGATGGGCGTCGCCGGCGCGCGGCCCGGCTACGGCCGCCTGATGGCCGACGTCGAGGCCGACATGCCGCTCGAGGTGCCGGCGACGGAGTTCACCCGGTGACGGGCGATCATCCGCCGCCGGCCGGGACCTCCTACGACGACATCGCCCACGAGGTCTCCCACGTGGGCGAGGACGAGCACGTCGAGCGCCCCGCCCTGCCGGGGCCGCTGGCCCTGCTCGACAAGGTGGTCGAGGTGGCGGGCGTCCTGGCGCTCGGCACCATCGTCGTCCTCGTGATCGTCAACGCGGGCGGGCGCTACCTCTTCTCGCGCCCGCTGGTGTGGACCGAGGAGATCGTCGCCACGCTCCTCATCTGGGTGGTGATGATCGGCGCCTACCTGGCGCTGGAGCGCGGGCAGATGATCGCCTCGACCGCGATCCTCGACCGGTTCGCCCTGCCGGTGCGCAAGGCGATCGTCGTCGTCGCCAA
This portion of the Acuticoccus sp. I52.16.1 genome encodes:
- a CDS encoding Asp/Glu racemase, translated to MAIERGALSTRLMPDGWGFKGRIGLVYLHSSVVMENEMWAMAAPGVSVHTSRIRIGKINVRDIGAMVESPEFETSVRLVAEAPVDVVLFGGTSASFLHGNAWDEDTTKRMQSWSGGTPALTTATACVRALETLGIGKVALATPYVEEVHERCSSWLAANGHPVTNGRYLSISEDQALAEVPLADIYDLCKSVDTPDADAIFISCTNFRSIALIRALEEDLGKPVVSAIQASMWGALKVMGVAGARPGYGRLMADVEADMPLEVPATEFTR
- a CDS encoding TRAP transporter small permease produces the protein MTGDHPPPAGTSYDDIAHEVSHVGEDEHVERPALPGPLALLDKVVEVAGVLALGTIVVLVIVNAGGRYLFSRPLVWTEEIVATLLIWVVMIGAYLALERGQMIASTAILDRFALPVRKAIVVVANALAAVTFAFIAHVGWQYFGLFGSDKTPYFGFPKGVYIAALPLAAAAMALVAVGVTVYKIRRLR